Proteins encoded together in one Roseibacterium elongatum DSM 19469 window:
- a CDS encoding phosphoribosyl-ATP diphosphatase: MSTLERLAATIEARKGADPKSSWTAKLLARGPKKAAEKFGEEAIEAIIEAARGDREKLTAEAADVLYHFLVMLASRDVALADVYAELERREGTSGIEEKASR; the protein is encoded by the coding sequence ATGAGCACGCTGGAACGGCTGGCCGCCACGATCGAGGCGCGCAAGGGCGCCGACCCGAAATCGTCCTGGACCGCCAAGCTGTTGGCGCGCGGCCCCAAGAAAGCCGCCGAGAAATTCGGCGAAGAGGCCATCGAGGCGATCATCGAGGCCGCGCGCGGGGACCGCGAAAAGCTGACTGCCGAAGCGGCCGACGTGCTGTATCATTTCCTCGTCATGCTGGCCTCGCGCGACGTGGCGCTGGCCGATGTCTATGCCGAGCTCGAACGGCGCGAGGGCACCTCGGGCATCGAGGAAAAGGCCAGCCGCTAG
- the hisF gene encoding imidazole glycerol phosphate synthase subunit HisF → MLKTRIIPCLDVADGRVVKGVNFVDLIDAGDPVEQAQAYDAAGADELCFLDIHATHENRGTMYDLATRTAEHCFMPLTIGGGVRTVEDVRNLLLAGADKVSFNSAAVADPDVVARAADKFGSQCIVCAIDAKTVAPGKWEIFTHGGRKPTGIDAVEFAKTVVAKGAGEILLTSMDRDGTKQGFNIPLTRAIADAVPVPVIASGGVGTLDHLVEGVTEGHASAVLAASIFHFGTYTIAEAKAHMAAAGIPMRLT, encoded by the coding sequence ATGCTCAAGACCCGGATCATCCCCTGCCTTGACGTCGCCGACGGGCGCGTCGTCAAAGGCGTGAACTTCGTCGATCTGATCGATGCCGGCGACCCGGTGGAACAGGCGCAGGCCTATGACGCCGCCGGCGCCGACGAGCTGTGCTTTCTCGATATCCACGCCACCCATGAGAATCGTGGCACGATGTATGATCTGGCCACGCGCACGGCCGAGCATTGTTTCATGCCGTTGACCATTGGCGGCGGTGTGCGCACGGTCGAGGATGTGCGCAACCTGCTGTTGGCCGGGGCCGACAAGGTGTCGTTCAACTCCGCCGCCGTGGCCGACCCCGACGTGGTGGCCCGCGCCGCCGACAAGTTCGGCAGTCAATGCATCGTCTGCGCCATCGACGCCAAGACGGTCGCCCCCGGAAAATGGGAGATCTTCACCCATGGCGGGCGCAAACCCACGGGCATCGACGCCGTCGAATTCGCGAAAACCGTCGTGGCCAAGGGTGCGGGCGAAATCCTGCTGACCTCGATGGATCGCGACGGCACGAAACAGGGGTTCAACATCCCGCTGACCCGCGCCATCGCCGATGCCGTGCCCGTCCCGGTGATCGCGTCGGGCGGGGTCGGCACGCTCGACCACCTTGTCGAGGGCGTGACCGAGGGCCATGCCAGCGCGGTGCTGGCCGCGTCGATCTTTCACTTCGGAACCTACACCATCGCCGAGGCCAAGGCCCATATGGCCGCGGCGGGCATCCCCATGAGGCTGACATGA
- the hisH gene encoding imidazole glycerol phosphate synthase subunit HisH translates to MTTVLIDYDSGNLHSAEKAFQRMAREVDAGRVIVTSDPEQVARADRVVLPGDGAFPACRRGLQGFEGLEQALIEAVETRGVPFLGICVGMQMLATWGREYEDVAGFGWIPGEVVRIEPDDASLKVPHMGWNDLVIDRQHPVLDGLETGDHAYFVHSFAMRVAEPDTLLAHADYGGPVTAIVARDTVVGTQFHPEKSQRAGLRLIANFLTWRP, encoded by the coding sequence ATGACCACCGTCCTGATCGATTATGACTCGGGCAATCTGCATTCCGCGGAAAAGGCCTTTCAACGCATGGCCCGCGAGGTCGATGCCGGCCGCGTGATTGTCACATCCGACCCCGAGCAGGTGGCCCGCGCCGACCGCGTCGTGCTGCCGGGCGACGGGGCCTTCCCCGCCTGCCGCCGCGGGCTGCAAGGGTTCGAGGGGCTGGAACAGGCCCTGATCGAAGCGGTCGAGACGCGCGGTGTGCCGTTCCTGGGGATCTGCGTGGGCATGCAGATGCTGGCCACGTGGGGCCGCGAGTACGAGGATGTCGCGGGCTTTGGCTGGATCCCCGGCGAGGTTGTCCGGATCGAACCCGATGACGCGTCGCTGAAAGTGCCGCATATGGGCTGGAACGATCTGGTGATCGACCGCCAGCACCCGGTGCTCGATGGCTTGGAAACGGGCGATCACGCCTATTTCGTGCATTCCTTCGCGATGCGCGTCGCAGAACCCGACACGCTGCTGGCGCACGCCGATTACGGCGGGCCGGTCACGGCGATCGTCGCACGCGACACCGTGGTCGGCACGCAGTTCCACCCCGAGAAAAGCCAGCGCGCGGGCCTGCGCCTGATCGCCAATTTTCTGACCTGGCGCCCCTGA
- the hisB gene encoding imidazoleglycerol-phosphate dehydratase HisB yields MRSAQITRKTAETDITVEIDLDGSGRYDNRTGVGFFDHMLDQLARHALIDMTISAEGDLHIDDHHTVEDVGITLGQALTQAMGDKRGIRRYGACLLPMDDALVRAALDLSGRPYLVWNVAFPTQKIGTFDVELVREFFQALSTHGGLTLHVDALHGLNSHHIAEAAFKAVARALRDALDSDPRKSDAIPSTKGSL; encoded by the coding sequence ATGCGCAGCGCTCAGATCACCCGCAAGACCGCGGAAACCGATATCACGGTCGAGATCGACCTCGATGGCAGCGGCCGGTACGACAACCGGACCGGCGTGGGCTTTTTCGATCACATGCTGGACCAGTTGGCCCGACACGCCCTGATCGACATGACCATTTCGGCCGAGGGGGATCTGCATATCGACGATCACCACACGGTCGAGGATGTGGGCATCACGCTGGGCCAGGCGCTGACACAGGCGATGGGCGACAAGCGGGGCATCCGCCGCTATGGCGCCTGCCTGCTGCCGATGGACGATGCGCTGGTGCGCGCGGCGCTGGACCTGTCGGGGCGGCCTTACCTTGTATGGAACGTCGCGTTTCCGACGCAAAAGATCGGCACGTTCGATGTCGAGCTGGTGCGCGAGTTCTTTCAGGCCCTGTCGACCCATGGCGGCCTTACGCTGCATGTCGATGCGCTGCACGGTCTGAACAGCCACCACATCGCCGAGGCCGCCTTCAAGGCGGTGGCACGGGCGCTGCGCGATGCGCTGGACTCCGACCCGCGCAAATCCGACGCGATCCCGTCGACGAAGGGCAGTTTGTGA